The following coding sequences lie in one Sphingopyxis macrogoltabida genomic window:
- the traW gene encoding type-F conjugative transfer system protein TraW: MMLGALGLVAAGLLAGPMRSEARDFGVEGQTFPIVEPDLLATIESRLRRAEASGELARMNEVFARRVEAKVRRPDPVGGITPARAPRSWTYDPTAVIEQDIRDQKGNLVAAAGQRINPLDFVTIRQDLVFVDGDDPGELDWALGRYADPRAKIIFVKGSPIDEMTARKRRFYFDQEGRLTGTFGIKHTPAVVSQNGRTMRVSEIALKPRGRS, from the coding sequence ATGATGCTCGGCGCTCTCGGCCTGGTTGCTGCCGGACTTCTGGCGGGACCGATGCGGAGCGAAGCGCGGGACTTCGGCGTCGAGGGGCAAACATTTCCGATCGTCGAGCCCGATTTGCTGGCTACGATCGAGAGCCGCTTGCGCCGCGCCGAAGCCAGCGGCGAGCTTGCACGGATGAACGAGGTCTTCGCGCGGCGGGTCGAAGCAAAGGTCCGCCGCCCCGATCCCGTCGGCGGCATTACGCCCGCGCGCGCCCCGCGCAGCTGGACCTACGACCCCACGGCCGTGATCGAGCAGGACATTCGCGATCAGAAGGGAAATCTCGTCGCCGCGGCGGGGCAGCGGATCAATCCGCTGGACTTCGTGACCATCAGGCAGGATCTGGTTTTCGTCGACGGTGACGATCCGGGCGAGCTCGATTGGGCGTTGGGTCGGTACGCGGATCCCCGCGCGAAGATCATCTTCGTCAAAGGGTCGCCGATCGACGAGATGACGGCAAGGAAACGGCGCTTCTACTTCGATCAGGAAGGCCGGCTCACCGGGACTTTCGGCATTAAGCACACGCCCGCGGTGGTCAGCCAGAACGGTCGCACCATGCGGGTCTCCGAGATCGCATTGAAGCCTCGGGGGCGAAGCTGA
- a CDS encoding conjugal transfer protein TraH, with amino-acid sequence MVEDRRSGLWRRILRSTCAWAGLAASANLAVSGTARADVGAEMNRFFSEAGGAANVTGPSAFEGQSAGYYSLGNVWTRFPQKSVQPFNLQLPSARAGCGGIDLFSGSFSFINASEIIAMLKATANNALGFAFKLAIDSVSPEIGKVMDEFSQKAQLLNQMNISSCETAQALVGGIWPQMETTRATICEAVGNSQGVFSDWAAARQGCNNGNRRDATIAGNNDAAMKDQLVGEPHNYTWEALQKSAKFGAFDKGFSEYVMTLVGTVVTTPSSDPSIGGKVVMFGPAEEAVVTALLDGTADAPPVKILRCNDTNCYDVGEQTLSVSASAALRPRIEGMIRSMSDKIRSDTPLDAAEKQLLNLATIPLYKILAVQAYAHYALTQGEIQTLSEIVAVDLLSAMLDNMLDRVEQAKVHYQTFDQETAAQWRQQIAATRAKFGQRDVKLSNKLQVTMQIIDRSIMLESTLQNSMTPGMTAALNFSRGLSAQGLH; translated from the coding sequence ATGGTGGAGGATCGCCGTAGCGGCCTGTGGCGCCGCATCCTGCGCTCGACCTGCGCCTGGGCCGGACTCGCAGCGTCGGCGAACCTCGCGGTTTCGGGAACCGCGCGCGCCGATGTCGGAGCCGAGATGAATCGATTCTTCTCGGAGGCGGGCGGCGCGGCCAATGTGACGGGCCCGTCCGCCTTTGAAGGACAGTCCGCCGGCTATTATTCGCTCGGCAATGTCTGGACGCGCTTTCCGCAGAAGAGCGTGCAGCCGTTCAACCTCCAGCTTCCGAGCGCGCGCGCTGGTTGCGGCGGCATCGATCTCTTCAGCGGCAGCTTCTCGTTCATCAATGCGAGCGAGATCATCGCGATGCTGAAGGCGACCGCCAACAATGCGCTCGGCTTCGCGTTCAAGCTCGCGATCGATTCCGTCTCGCCGGAGATCGGCAAGGTGATGGATGAGTTCAGCCAGAAGGCGCAGCTCCTCAACCAGATGAACATTTCAAGCTGTGAGACGGCGCAGGCGCTTGTCGGCGGCATCTGGCCGCAGATGGAAACGACGCGGGCGACGATTTGCGAGGCAGTGGGAAACAGCCAGGGCGTGTTCTCCGACTGGGCGGCAGCGCGGCAGGGCTGCAACAACGGAAACCGCCGCGATGCGACGATCGCGGGCAACAACGATGCGGCGATGAAGGACCAGCTCGTGGGCGAGCCGCACAACTATACCTGGGAGGCCCTCCAGAAATCCGCGAAGTTCGGGGCTTTCGACAAGGGCTTCTCCGAATATGTCATGACACTGGTGGGCACGGTTGTGACGACACCATCGTCCGATCCGAGCATCGGCGGCAAGGTCGTCATGTTCGGACCAGCCGAGGAAGCGGTCGTGACCGCGCTCCTCGACGGGACGGCCGACGCGCCGCCGGTCAAGATTCTGCGCTGCAATGACACCAATTGCTACGATGTCGGGGAGCAGACGCTGTCGGTGTCGGCTTCGGCGGCGCTCAGGCCGCGCATCGAGGGGATGATCCGTTCAATGAGCGACAAGATTCGCTCGGATACGCCGCTCGACGCGGCGGAGAAGCAGCTCCTGAACCTTGCAACGATCCCGCTCTACAAGATCCTCGCAGTGCAGGCCTATGCCCACTACGCGCTAACGCAGGGCGAAATTCAGACGCTATCGGAGATCGTCGCGGTCGATCTCCTGTCGGCGATGCTCGACAATATGCTCGACCGGGTCGAGCAGGCGAAGGTTCACTACCAGACCTTCGATCAGGAGACCGCAGCGCAGTGGCGACAACAGATCGCGGCGACGCGCGCGAAGTTCGGACAGCGCGACGTCAAGCTGAGCAACAAGCTGCAGGTCACGATGCAGATTATCGACCGGAGCATCATGCTGGAGTCGACGCTCCAGAATTCGATGACGCCCGGGATGACCGCCGCGCTGAATTTCTCGCGCGGCCTCTCTGCGCAGGGCCTCCACTAG
- a CDS encoding S26 family signal peptidase has translation MPGSKALALRSHARWRVWLLPLSVVAGAAALGELGDWRDHHLFLVNTTDSLPNWAFLVDRSRVPEKGDYVFFAPPRSPLLRRHFGERAKPFGKIVYGVAGDVVAHRQDVVTINGKAVARMKARTRLGEPLTRGATGPIPAGCFFAATPHRDGFDSRYADIGFVCAHQLVGTGVPIL, from the coding sequence ATGCCGGGCAGTAAAGCATTGGCGCTGCGATCGCACGCGCGCTGGCGCGTCTGGCTCTTGCCCCTGTCGGTCGTCGCTGGCGCTGCCGCGCTCGGCGAGCTTGGAGACTGGCGGGACCATCATCTGTTCCTCGTGAACACGACGGACTCGCTTCCCAACTGGGCCTTTCTCGTCGATCGGAGCCGCGTGCCCGAGAAGGGCGATTATGTGTTCTTTGCGCCGCCGCGCTCGCCGCTGCTGCGCCGCCACTTCGGCGAGCGGGCGAAGCCTTTCGGAAAGATCGTCTATGGGGTCGCGGGCGATGTCGTCGCGCACCGGCAGGATGTTGTCACGATCAACGGCAAGGCCGTCGCGCGGATGAAGGCCCGGACCCGGCTCGGCGAACCGCTCACCCGTGGCGCCACCGGCCCGATTCCCGCTGGATGTTTTTTCGCGGCGACACCGCACCGCGACGGGTTCGACAGCCGCTATGCCGATATCGGGTTCGTTTGCGCGCATCAGCTCGTCGGAACGGGAGTCCCGATACTATGA
- the traC gene encoding type IV secretion system protein TraC — protein sequence MADRGLFERLVAGILGDTARPDAERPRLGVPMLADWLPYRSHDPKTGIFYNSASRGFVIEASPLIGANERTGEILTQFLSEAIPTPGCLQFHQWMSPRIGERLSRWYLPRYAARGVYERMAKHRVDFLTAGVWQSLSSDAPFSLRNHRVAISYSTPESSSVTSEEIVAVMEGLISALASINVSARTMEPADLIAWIDDITSPTTAAGEDVVNYNPFDPIADQAIRRDVEFRIEADRMLLRTERFRPTGKTVDEAPEIGEILPDIFDVRSFSVRNLPTRWAPWDVARLIGDMFTDKLRMPCPVSTNLCIEFPDSQALSNKASFKFMRTTSLADSKSARFLPQLREQSQEWRFVNDEVRQGRKLVRVFFSVTSFSPKGRGDANERVLKSVYRAAGWDLLDDRYLQVMGLLCAMPMTMANGLARDLDRMKRLRTLLTTTAANLAPIQGEYLGGPVPHLMLIGRRGQPFFWSPFENAAGNHNVAVVGKSGSGKSVTLQELCASLCGAGARVVVIDDGRSFEHSAKLQGGAFVEFTIASGFCLNPFSMIDEELANGNEDYLLDCMSMLKAIVSQMARHIDRLNDTERGLIDGAVNSVWQAKGRIGAIDDVIAALEATGNALAMDLGIAMRPFSSGGTYGRFFEGEASFELSAQFTVFELSDLSSREELRSVVLTAIMFMSQQMMRKVDRSIPKALLLDEAWQMLRGGATADFIETYARTCRKYGGALVTATQSLNDYYKSPGSIAALENSDWFVILEQKPETIADFKNHDRFEMDDYTDALLRSLKINGREYSDILIKGPEMLAVGRLVLDPFSATVYSSSPAVYAAIEALVAQGLGMDEAIERVAFPAAHGRGAAPRDPDFAEAAE from the coding sequence ATGGCGGACCGCGGTCTCTTCGAACGATTGGTTGCAGGCATTCTCGGCGATACCGCGCGGCCCGATGCCGAACGGCCAAGGCTAGGTGTCCCGATGCTTGCCGACTGGCTTCCCTATCGGAGCCACGACCCCAAGACCGGGATTTTCTACAACAGCGCTTCGCGCGGCTTCGTCATAGAGGCGAGCCCGCTCATCGGCGCGAATGAGCGCACGGGCGAAATCCTCACGCAATTTCTCTCGGAGGCCATCCCGACACCGGGCTGCCTGCAGTTTCACCAATGGATGAGCCCACGGATCGGCGAACGGCTGTCACGCTGGTATCTGCCGCGTTACGCCGCGCGCGGCGTCTATGAGCGGATGGCGAAGCATCGTGTCGACTTCCTGACCGCGGGCGTCTGGCAATCGCTGTCCTCCGACGCCCCGTTCAGTTTGCGCAACCATCGCGTCGCCATCTCCTACTCGACGCCGGAAAGCTCGAGCGTGACAAGCGAGGAAATCGTTGCCGTGATGGAGGGGCTGATCTCGGCCCTGGCATCGATCAACGTCTCGGCGCGGACGATGGAGCCTGCCGACCTCATCGCGTGGATCGACGACATCACATCGCCGACGACCGCGGCCGGCGAGGACGTGGTCAACTACAATCCGTTCGACCCCATCGCCGACCAGGCCATCCGGCGCGATGTCGAATTCCGCATCGAGGCGGATCGGATGCTGCTGCGAACCGAACGGTTTCGGCCGACGGGAAAGACGGTCGATGAGGCGCCCGAGATCGGCGAGATACTCCCCGACATATTCGACGTCCGGAGCTTTTCGGTCCGGAATCTTCCGACGCGGTGGGCGCCCTGGGATGTGGCGCGCCTCATCGGCGATATGTTCACCGACAAGCTGCGGATGCCTTGTCCGGTATCGACGAACCTCTGCATCGAGTTTCCCGATTCCCAGGCGCTGAGTAACAAGGCGAGCTTCAAGTTCATGCGCACGACGAGCCTCGCGGATTCGAAATCGGCCCGGTTCCTGCCCCAGTTGCGCGAACAGTCCCAGGAATGGCGGTTCGTAAACGACGAGGTGCGCCAGGGGCGAAAGCTCGTTCGCGTCTTCTTCAGCGTCACCTCCTTTTCCCCAAAGGGGCGGGGGGACGCCAACGAGAGGGTCTTGAAGTCTGTTTATCGCGCGGCGGGCTGGGATCTGCTCGACGATCGCTACCTGCAGGTGATGGGCCTGCTGTGCGCGATGCCGATGACGATGGCCAATGGCCTCGCGCGCGACCTTGACCGGATGAAGCGGCTGCGCACTTTGCTCACGACGACGGCAGCCAACCTCGCGCCGATCCAGGGCGAGTATCTGGGCGGGCCGGTGCCGCATCTGATGCTGATCGGTCGCCGCGGCCAGCCCTTTTTCTGGAGCCCGTTCGAGAATGCCGCCGGCAATCACAACGTCGCTGTCGTCGGCAAGTCCGGTTCGGGCAAATCGGTCACGCTCCAGGAGCTTTGTGCGTCGCTTTGCGGCGCGGGGGCGAGGGTGGTCGTGATCGACGACGGTCGATCGTTCGAGCATTCCGCCAAGCTCCAGGGCGGGGCCTTTGTCGAATTCACGATCGCGTCGGGCTTTTGCCTCAACCCGTTCAGCATGATCGACGAGGAGCTCGCGAACGGCAACGAAGACTATCTGCTCGATTGCATGTCGATGCTGAAGGCGATCGTTAGCCAGATGGCGCGCCATATCGACCGCCTCAACGATACCGAGCGCGGGCTGATCGACGGGGCTGTGAACAGCGTCTGGCAGGCGAAGGGCCGGATCGGCGCGATCGACGACGTGATCGCGGCACTGGAGGCGACGGGCAATGCGCTCGCGATGGATCTGGGTATCGCCATGCGGCCCTTTTCGTCCGGCGGGACCTATGGCCGCTTCTTCGAGGGTGAGGCCTCGTTCGAGCTCTCCGCTCAATTCACTGTCTTTGAATTGTCTGATCTGTCCTCGCGCGAGGAGCTGCGCAGCGTCGTGCTGACCGCGATCATGTTCATGTCGCAGCAGATGATGCGCAAGGTCGACCGTTCGATCCCCAAGGCCCTGCTCCTGGACGAGGCCTGGCAGATGCTTCGTGGCGGAGCGACGGCGGACTTTATCGAAACCTACGCGCGAACCTGCCGCAAATATGGGGGCGCGCTCGTCACGGCGACCCAGTCGCTGAACGATTACTACAAGTCGCCCGGCTCGATCGCGGCGCTCGAAAATTCGGACTGGTTCGTCATCCTCGAGCAAAAGCCGGAGACGATCGCGGATTTCAAGAACCACGACCGTTTCGAGATGGACGACTATACCGACGCGCTGTTGCGCTCGCTCAAGATCAACGGGCGCGAATATTCCGACATCCTGATCAAGGGGCCGGAGATGCTCGCGGTCGGGAGGCTCGTTCTCGACCCCTTTTCCGCGACCGTCTATTCGTCGAGCCCTGCGGTTTACGCCGCCATCGAGGCGCTGGTCGCGCAGGGTCTGGGCATGGACGAAGCGATCGAGCGCGTTGCGTTCCCGGCGGCTCATGGAAGAGGGGCCGCGCCGCGGGATCCCGATTTCGCGGAAGCGGCGGAATAG
- a CDS encoding conjugal transfer protein TraN, giving the protein MKASRALVCLLVALAAVSPVLAQTTVEEAREEGRKLGNETRRDSSLVPTDSARAEAVPGYAGTALPEGNFFDDPDRLEAAGASARHRSEPYRITVDGDRTRPAFSNDEILATTRRATSIENDPSTYLDGEEMGGSAGVCTPLPPGTDATGYYEASCNRGSQLTEETRSCTPVMVPRTTTRQAYKYYAAGDGVYGAPFPREGDFAGALANGSCWASGASMGGCAASVAVGYRSGNKFCGDYSVRAISCTSEIVSNSPEMPATGKLWYARTNELSVTVERSDASCQAYAGDGQCVPSGPDQCTQGEETRLIDGVAITQPCWEWRRTYQCNFVSPASDCSELEANNACSFVRTECLDDDPDGACRVEERIYRCPAPGSNVGGATQYICGDDVYCINGDCEPIVREASTELKDALVALHAIDQAGKEFDEDDLSLFRGARETCHKPVFGLINCCAGKASGLLSAGAGAAAIAAGPAGIAALATPFLTLFACSQDEKKLDIRDRMGFCHKVGTYCSSSILGICKTKRTAYCCFESKLSRVFQEQGRTQLGKPWDKPKTEQCLGFTIDEFARLDLSVMDFTEVYADFMDAAKLPDEVEAMTQIQQRIEGYYDLHGK; this is encoded by the coding sequence ATGAAGGCCTCGCGGGCTCTTGTCTGCCTGCTGGTCGCCCTGGCCGCGGTCTCGCCGGTGCTTGCGCAAACGACGGTCGAGGAGGCTCGGGAAGAAGGGCGAAAGCTCGGCAACGAAACCCGGCGAGACAGTTCGCTTGTCCCGACCGACAGCGCGAGGGCCGAGGCGGTTCCGGGATATGCGGGGACCGCCTTGCCCGAGGGGAATTTTTTCGACGATCCCGATCGGCTCGAGGCGGCCGGCGCTTCGGCGAGACACCGCAGCGAGCCCTATCGGATCACGGTGGACGGTGACCGCACGCGCCCGGCTTTCAGCAATGACGAGATCCTGGCCACGACACGGCGCGCGACATCGATCGAAAACGACCCGTCGACCTATCTGGACGGTGAGGAAATGGGCGGCTCAGCCGGGGTTTGCACGCCGCTGCCGCCTGGCACGGACGCGACGGGCTATTATGAGGCGAGCTGCAACCGCGGCAGCCAGCTGACCGAAGAGACACGCAGTTGCACCCCCGTTATGGTCCCGCGCACGACGACGCGGCAGGCCTACAAATATTATGCCGCCGGCGACGGGGTCTATGGCGCTCCCTTCCCGCGGGAAGGTGATTTCGCGGGCGCTCTGGCGAACGGCAGTTGCTGGGCCAGCGGAGCCTCAATGGGCGGCTGCGCCGCCAGCGTCGCCGTCGGTTATCGAAGCGGGAACAAGTTCTGCGGGGACTATAGTGTGCGGGCGATCAGCTGCACCTCCGAGATCGTTTCGAACAGCCCCGAAATGCCGGCGACCGGAAAGCTCTGGTATGCCCGGACCAACGAACTATCGGTCACGGTCGAGCGCAGCGATGCCAGCTGCCAGGCCTATGCCGGCGATGGTCAATGTGTCCCGTCTGGCCCAGACCAGTGCACGCAGGGCGAAGAGACGCGCCTGATCGACGGTGTGGCCATAACCCAGCCGTGCTGGGAGTGGCGACGCACCTATCAGTGCAATTTCGTGTCCCCGGCCAGCGATTGCAGCGAACTTGAAGCCAACAATGCGTGCAGCTTCGTGCGAACCGAATGCCTCGACGACGATCCGGACGGCGCGTGCCGTGTGGAGGAGCGTATCTATCGCTGCCCGGCGCCCGGCAGCAATGTCGGCGGGGCAACCCAGTATATTTGCGGCGACGACGTTTATTGCATCAATGGCGATTGTGAGCCGATCGTTCGCGAGGCGTCGACCGAGCTCAAGGACGCGCTGGTTGCGCTGCATGCGATCGACCAGGCCGGCAAGGAGTTCGACGAAGACGATCTCAGTCTATTCCGCGGCGCGCGCGAGACGTGTCACAAGCCGGTCTTCGGTCTTATCAACTGCTGCGCCGGCAAGGCCTCGGGGCTGCTTTCGGCCGGGGCCGGGGCTGCCGCCATTGCCGCCGGCCCTGCCGGCATCGCCGCGCTCGCGACGCCCTTCCTGACGCTCTTCGCCTGTTCGCAGGACGAGAAGAAGCTCGACATCAGGGATCGGATGGGTTTCTGTCACAAGGTCGGAACCTATTGTTCCTCAAGCATCCTCGGCATCTGCAAGACCAAGCGCACTGCCTATTGCTGCTTCGAAAGCAAATTGAGCCGCGTCTTCCAGGAACAAGGCCGCACGCAGCTCGGCAAACCCTGGGACAAGCCCAAGACGGAGCAATGCCTGGGATTTACGATCGACGAGTTTGCGCGGCTCGACCTGTCGGTGATGGATTTCACCGAGGTTTACGCGGATTTCATGGACGCCGCGAAACTCCCTGACGAGGTCGAGGCCATGACGCAGATCCAGCAACGGATCGAGGGCTATTATGATCTCCATGGCAAATGA
- a CDS encoding type-F conjugative transfer system protein TrbI encodes MTDQTEPELPLPAAPHAPLRPRPAFAGFSRVQILAGLLMLGLMIWGMWVTRELVKPRQDRIVAVRLSAIVGDYVQAQARSASPPAQVEAEMRKFMESLDTELAQRARKGEVVLVGEAVLTKNVPDITDSLRDAVYASGIARPRQASAAELQHLQDQAIAGAGQAAPPPAMMPMDYPGPLSPGDMQGPPGARGPQYGPPAPTVSTFDGSGGYAGQ; translated from the coding sequence ATGACTGACCAGACCGAGCCCGAACTCCCGCTCCCGGCTGCACCGCACGCCCCCCTGCGGCCGCGGCCGGCCTTCGCGGGATTTAGCCGGGTCCAGATCCTCGCGGGACTGCTGATGCTCGGCCTGATGATCTGGGGCATGTGGGTCACGCGCGAGCTGGTGAAGCCGCGGCAGGACCGGATCGTCGCCGTGCGCCTGTCGGCGATCGTCGGAGACTATGTCCAGGCCCAGGCGCGATCGGCGTCGCCGCCGGCGCAGGTCGAGGCGGAAATGCGCAAGTTCATGGAGTCGCTCGATACCGAGCTCGCGCAGCGCGCCCGCAAGGGAGAGGTCGTCCTCGTGGGCGAGGCGGTGCTCACCAAGAATGTACCCGATATCACCGATAGTCTTCGCGATGCTGTCTATGCCTCGGGCATTGCGCGGCCAAGGCAGGCCTCGGCGGCAGAGCTGCAGCACTTGCAGGATCAGGCCATCGCGGGCGCGGGGCAGGCTGCGCCGCCGCCGGCCATGATGCCGATGGACTATCCGGGGCCTCTTTCACCGGGCGATATGCAGGGGCCACCCGGCGCGCGGGGTCCGCAATATGGGCCGCCGGCGCCAACCGTTTCGACGTTCGACGGGAGCGGCGGCTATGCCGGGCAGTAA
- the traU gene encoding conjugal transfer pilus assembly protein TraU encodes MRSLRKIVRTLIAVLAILVVTPAVEAAGPPCNGKFVNPVTDVCWSCLFPLSVGGLKIWPSGRPDPNNPASPVCACADPIPRIGISVGFWEPARLADVTMKPWCFPNLGGVRIAPGFDIGQGYLAGPSMVGGRSQSTAKWHVHWYIYPLLYWMEILTDFACFEQASFDIAYMTEVDPLWQDDALAALINPEAVIFANPIAKAACAGDCVAATSNLPLDQLFWCAGCQGSMYPLNGNIPASIGHVQSSRLALSRFAYKMHRQALAWGTMGSKGLCKKYLMPIMRKQQYRFQMTNPIPTVNGRFACSAIGASTMPPDAGRAYPAGGEDMGYLVWRKRNCCVL; translated from the coding sequence ATGCGCTCGCTCCGCAAGATCGTCCGCACGCTGATTGCAGTGCTCGCCATTCTTGTTGTCACGCCTGCGGTCGAGGCGGCCGGTCCACCCTGCAATGGAAAATTCGTCAATCCCGTGACGGATGTGTGCTGGTCGTGTCTTTTTCCGTTGTCGGTGGGCGGCCTGAAGATTTGGCCAAGCGGACGACCCGATCCGAACAATCCAGCATCTCCCGTCTGCGCATGTGCGGATCCGATACCACGCATCGGTATCTCGGTGGGGTTCTGGGAGCCCGCCCGTCTCGCCGACGTGACGATGAAGCCATGGTGCTTTCCAAACCTCGGCGGCGTGCGGATCGCGCCGGGCTTCGACATCGGCCAGGGATATCTGGCCGGACCGTCGATGGTCGGCGGCCGGTCGCAAAGCACCGCGAAATGGCATGTCCACTGGTATATCTATCCGCTCCTCTACTGGATGGAGATTCTGACCGATTTCGCCTGCTTCGAGCAGGCGAGCTTCGATATCGCATACATGACCGAGGTCGACCCTCTCTGGCAGGACGATGCTCTCGCTGCGCTTATCAATCCGGAAGCCGTCATCTTTGCGAACCCGATCGCAAAGGCGGCCTGCGCGGGCGATTGTGTCGCCGCCACCAGCAATCTGCCGCTCGACCAGCTCTTCTGGTGCGCGGGCTGCCAGGGCTCGATGTATCCGCTCAACGGCAACATCCCGGCATCGATCGGCCATGTTCAGTCGTCACGGCTCGCCCTCTCCCGCTTCGCCTACAAGATGCACCGCCAAGCGCTCGCCTGGGGAACGATGGGCTCCAAGGGCCTGTGCAAGAAATATCTGATGCCCATCATGCGCAAGCAGCAATATCGATTCCAGATGACCAACCCGATCCCCACGGTGAACGGCCGGTTTGCCTGTTCGGCGATCGGCGCTTCCACCATGCCACCCGATGCCGGGCGTGCCTATCCCGCCGGCGGCGAAGACATGGGCTATCTGGTCTGGCGGAAGCGCAACTGCTGTGTGCTCTAG
- the trbC gene encoding type-F conjugative transfer system pilin assembly protein TrbC, whose product MRKLILIGGVLLATASVTALLAQTVDGLDLEAVRKRSADMQDEATAFAEQVKDRGDAFRDEAASVRAAGTQNMERVAAASLPKGPGGPIDFDEIVSGAAANVGVGAGEAPQLIVFVSLSMPAKALRAIIEDTARAGGVVVFRGFPDNSMRAFTERLGKVVAREDNLANIGVDPRLFRAFDVAAVPTYVAVSSDFDLCAGFACRTQVPAHDRMVGNVTLEYALTSFAEANGSGARVAAVGLKRLQGTPR is encoded by the coding sequence ATGCGAAAGCTGATCCTGATAGGGGGTGTGCTGCTTGCGACAGCAAGCGTCACCGCGCTCCTCGCGCAAACCGTCGACGGCCTCGACCTGGAGGCGGTTCGCAAGAGATCCGCCGACATGCAGGACGAGGCGACCGCTTTTGCCGAGCAGGTCAAGGATCGGGGCGATGCCTTCCGCGACGAGGCGGCGTCGGTCCGGGCTGCGGGCACGCAGAATATGGAGCGTGTCGCGGCCGCGAGCTTGCCCAAGGGCCCCGGGGGTCCGATCGATTTCGACGAGATCGTCTCGGGCGCGGCGGCGAACGTCGGGGTCGGTGCAGGCGAGGCTCCGCAACTGATCGTCTTTGTCAGCCTTTCCATGCCGGCCAAGGCGCTGCGTGCGATCATCGAAGACACGGCGCGGGCGGGAGGCGTCGTCGTATTTCGCGGCTTTCCCGACAATTCGATGCGCGCCTTTACCGAGCGGCTCGGAAAAGTGGTCGCACGCGAAGACAACTTGGCCAATATCGGCGTCGACCCGCGCCTCTTTCGGGCGTTCGACGTTGCTGCGGTACCGACCTACGTCGCGGTCTCGTCCGACTTCGACCTGTGCGCTGGGTTTGCCTGCCGCACCCAGGTTCCGGCGCATGACCGCATGGTAGGGAATGTGACGCTCGAATATGCGCTCACGAGCTTTGCCGAGGCAAATGGTTCCGGCGCGCGGGTCGCGGCGGTCGGGCTGAAACGTCTCCAGGGGACGCCGCGATGA
- a CDS encoding conjugal transfer protein TraF, translating to MATDIERADGDDFYCGERRLGQWFYCSKPNRQEAQVPPPPKRSAVERLAAITRELDELKARAILDPSEANVIAYVRFQREQLDRASTFSDTWQRALWQTPELDYTLQRPVSSVGKRAWLDNRRADRDAVLANLGQRYGLFYFYAQSCGACDIFSPILRSVADSHNITVMAVSMDGGPSRDFPGYVVDSGQRARMGISGKETPALVLFDTLTKRTIPVGYGILSADEIMDRIFALTNTKVGSDY from the coding sequence ATGGCCACGGATATCGAGCGCGCCGATGGCGACGATTTCTACTGCGGCGAGCGGCGGCTCGGACAATGGTTCTATTGCTCGAAACCGAATCGGCAGGAGGCGCAGGTTCCGCCGCCGCCAAAACGGAGTGCGGTGGAGCGTCTGGCAGCGATCACCCGTGAACTGGACGAACTCAAGGCCCGCGCGATCCTCGATCCGTCCGAGGCGAACGTCATCGCCTATGTTCGCTTCCAGCGCGAACAGCTCGACCGCGCCTCGACGTTTTCGGATACCTGGCAGCGGGCACTGTGGCAGACGCCAGAGCTCGACTATACGCTTCAGCGGCCGGTTTCGAGCGTCGGTAAAAGAGCCTGGCTCGATAACCGCCGCGCCGATCGCGACGCGGTGCTCGCCAACCTTGGCCAGCGCTATGGGCTCTTCTATTTTTACGCACAGAGCTGCGGCGCGTGCGACATTTTCTCCCCCATCCTCCGCTCGGTCGCGGATAGCCACAACATCACGGTGATGGCCGTTTCGATGGACGGTGGGCCAAGCCGCGATTTCCCCGGATATGTCGTCGATTCCGGGCAGCGCGCCCGCATGGGGATAAGCGGCAAGGAGACGCCGGCACTCGTGCTTTTCGACACGCTGACCAAGCGTACGATCCCGGTGGGCTACGGAATCTTGAGCGCCGACGAGATCATGGATCGCATCTTCGCACTGACCAACACCAAGGTAGGGAGTGATTATTGA